The following proteins are co-located in the Calditrichota bacterium genome:
- a CDS encoding nitroreductase family protein, with protein MGVYELILRRRTIRRFRPEPVPLSALQKIVDAARLAPSGANLQPCEFVIVDDPQLVDLLFSCTKWAGYLPPEQGPPPPGQRPTAYVVVLLNRERRQQGGEHDAGAAIMSMILVALELGIGACWIGSVDRPRVSQALAIPAHCDIDSVLALGYPAESPQVELLKDSVKYWRDEDGVLHVPKRALQDVMHHNKY; from the coding sequence ATGGGAGTCTATGAGCTCATTTTGCGCCGGCGCACCATCCGCCGCTTCAGGCCGGAGCCGGTGCCGCTCTCTGCCCTGCAGAAGATCGTGGACGCTGCCCGGTTAGCCCCTAGCGGCGCCAACCTCCAGCCTTGCGAGTTCGTGATTGTGGATGACCCACAGCTTGTGGACTTGCTCTTTTCGTGTACCAAGTGGGCGGGCTACCTCCCCCCTGAGCAGGGACCGCCTCCTCCCGGGCAGCGGCCGACCGCATATGTGGTCGTGCTTCTCAATCGCGAGCGCCGGCAGCAAGGCGGCGAACACGATGCAGGTGCCGCCATCATGAGCATGATTTTGGTGGCCTTAGAGTTAGGCATAGGCGCCTGTTGGATCGGGTCGGTGGACCGTCCCAGGGTAAGCCAGGCACTTGCTATTCCGGCGCATTGCGACATCGACTCCGTCCTTGCTCTTGGTTACCCGGCAGAAAGTCCGCAGGTTGAACTGCTGAAAGATTCCGTGAAGTACTGGCGCGACGAGGACGGAGTGCTGCACGTGCCCAAGCGGGCACTCCAGGACGTCATGCACCACAACAAGTACTAA
- a CDS encoding winged helix-turn-helix transcriptional regulator, whose product MEPMYEMEARLLTSLAHPNRLMILELLRDGPKCVCELQAALRIEQSNLSRHLKVMAQEGLVAPQRLGTRSYYRVAEPQVWALRETAAEIVKRRLARLAKMIEAE is encoded by the coding sequence ATGGAGCCCATGTACGAGATGGAGGCGCGCCTGCTCACCTCGCTGGCACATCCGAACCGCCTCATGATACTGGAGCTTCTGCGGGACGGCCCCAAGTGTGTCTGCGAGCTGCAGGCTGCGCTGCGGATCGAGCAGTCGAACCTCTCCCGCCATCTCAAGGTCATGGCCCAGGAGGGGCTCGTTGCTCCACAGCGCCTTGGAACGCGGTCGTACTATCGCGTTGCCGAACCGCAGGTGTGGGCTTTGCGGGAAACGGCTGCCGAAATCGTCAAGAGGCGGCTGGCTCGTTTGGCCAAGATGATTGAGGCCGAGTAA